One window of the Nocardia terpenica genome contains the following:
- a CDS encoding phage gene 29 protein family protein: MPVPEQHECDPSNPREAFVWALVGLPGPKQNVPLLVHPNVLEQWSEHLWQLGLRHHPEHQTREWHPPSRGQNHWINGAGRWVEAGTPRPPTVTAPDMAILSHHERAAVVAQLHQAGNLNHLLEAARQAGAADALRQASVGTAAPADEPVNASESGWEPGR, encoded by the coding sequence ATGCCCGTGCCTGAACAGCACGAATGCGACCCCAGCAATCCGCGCGAAGCGTTCGTGTGGGCACTGGTCGGGTTGCCCGGCCCGAAACAGAATGTGCCGCTGCTGGTACATCCGAATGTGCTGGAACAGTGGTCGGAACACTTGTGGCAGTTGGGATTACGTCATCACCCGGAACACCAGACCCGCGAGTGGCATCCGCCGTCGCGCGGTCAGAATCATTGGATCAACGGCGCGGGCCGGTGGGTCGAGGCCGGGACGCCGCGGCCGCCGACCGTCACCGCTCCGGATATGGCGATCCTGTCGCACCACGAGCGGGCGGCCGTGGTCGCCCAGCTGCACCAGGCGGGGAACCTGAATCACCTGCTGGAGGCCGCGCGACAGGCGGGTGCGGCCGATGCGTTGCGCCAAGCCAGCGTCGGCACGGCCGCACCGGCCGATGAGCCGGTGAATGCGTCCGAGAGTGGCTGGGAGCCGGGCCGGTGA
- a CDS encoding glycoside hydrolase family 25 protein, with the protein MTLFGIDISNNNGPDIDMAQVKAEGFDFVFAKVTEGDYFVDSTWPVYRDAARAEGLLVAGYHYLRGDCDINAQADLFTSHLGDGVAAMVDFEANSGDISTFWAFVNAVNARGHQIQLSYIPRWYWQQIGCPDLTAAPGLIQSSYVTGTGYAAELYPGDDTDFWNGFGGRNPDLLQFTDKADVAGHAVDANAFRGTHAELAALLGCHDFPSPTTPGDHPMALTDDQWTDLYTKVCDIWDQLRGPNAQGWPQLGQNALGQNRTPVDALAHLLGTDTPTPTPVTPASGIPVASTTDAKAA; encoded by the coding sequence GTGACCTTGTTCGGCATCGACATCTCCAACAACAACGGCCCTGACATCGACATGGCGCAAGTGAAGGCAGAGGGCTTCGACTTCGTCTTCGCGAAGGTCACCGAGGGCGATTACTTCGTCGACTCGACCTGGCCGGTATACCGGGACGCGGCCCGCGCCGAGGGGCTACTGGTGGCCGGATACCACTACCTGCGCGGCGACTGCGACATCAACGCCCAAGCCGACCTGTTCACTTCTCATCTCGGTGACGGGGTCGCCGCCATGGTCGACTTCGAAGCGAATTCCGGTGACATCTCTACATTTTGGGCGTTCGTCAACGCCGTCAATGCGCGCGGCCACCAGATCCAGCTGTCCTACATCCCGCGCTGGTATTGGCAGCAGATCGGCTGCCCGGACCTCACCGCGGCGCCGGGGCTGATCCAGTCCAGCTATGTCACCGGCACCGGCTACGCCGCCGAGCTGTACCCCGGCGATGACACCGACTTCTGGAACGGTTTCGGCGGCCGTAACCCCGACCTGTTGCAGTTCACCGATAAGGCCGATGTCGCCGGTCATGCGGTGGACGCCAACGCATTTCGCGGCACCCACGCCGAGCTGGCAGCGCTGCTCGGCTGCCACGACTTCCCCTCCCCTACGACACCAGGAGATCACCCCATGGCACTCACCGACGACCAGTGGACTGACCTGTACACGAAGGTCTGCGACATCTGGGACCAGTTGCGCGGCCCGAACGCGCAGGGCTGGCCACAGCTCGGCCAGAACGCACTGGGTCAGAACCGGACCCCCGTCGACGCACTGGCTCATCTGCTCGGCACCGACACGCCCACACCGACACCGGTGACCCCGGCCAGCGGCATTCCGGTCGCGAGCACTACAGACGCGAAGGCGGCGTGA
- a CDS encoding LtfC-like domain-containing protein encodes MTSSDPGYLGYRPIIEPLTLTTGASFVQTIQPSSGGVFPAGTAIGIVLTDPSGNALGTWWATVTATSAMWTVPSITADSIPVNTRYTMLATFPTTPSTTYAWYEGAIVRT; translated from the coding sequence GTGACCTCCTCCGATCCCGGTTACCTGGGGTATCGGCCGATCATCGAACCGCTCACCCTCACGACCGGTGCATCGTTCGTGCAGACGATCCAGCCGTCCAGTGGTGGTGTGTTCCCGGCCGGTACGGCGATCGGGATCGTGCTCACCGATCCGTCCGGCAATGCGCTGGGCACCTGGTGGGCCACTGTCACCGCCACCTCCGCTATGTGGACGGTGCCGTCGATCACCGCCGACTCGATCCCGGTGAACACGCGGTACACGATGCTGGCAACCTTCCCCACCACCCCCTCGACCACCTACGCCTGGTACGAGGGCGCCATTGTGCGCACCTGA
- a CDS encoding phage tail fiber protein, with the protein MAIAVVNPTKNALCTAYAQLGAYISVHTGDPGTTGASEAQNGSPAYTRMATTWGAAANGSITGSQVTINLPAGTYGWAGLWTAASGGTFLDKVQIPPTTLGAQGTLLITPTFTIS; encoded by the coding sequence ATGGCCATTGCTGTGGTCAACCCGACGAAGAATGCGTTGTGCACTGCGTATGCGCAGCTGGGCGCCTACATCAGCGTGCATACCGGCGACCCTGGCACCACCGGGGCGAGCGAGGCGCAGAACGGTTCCCCGGCGTATACGCGCATGGCCACCACCTGGGGTGCTGCCGCCAACGGCAGCATTACCGGCAGTCAGGTCACCATCAACTTGCCCGCGGGCACCTACGGGTGGGCGGGCCTGTGGACCGCGGCCTCGGGTGGCACGTTCCTGGACAAGGTGCAGATCCCGCCGACCACTCTCGGCGCTCAGGGAACCCTGCTGATTACGCCCACGTTCACCATCAGCTGA
- a CDS encoding PE-PPE domain-containing protein, producing MITVLTVRGTGEPLAAPTTMLRGVTRQLDPARYVIGPDVDYPASVGPANHTADVLGCSEDESVVAGLAALATAVRATPDLVGLLGYSLGAEVVTRFLEAKARGEYPDCTIAWAATVANPLRREGDSIDSNEFGYGINGQHSAYPADIQTWEAANPADAITSSPADSPLRQLADGVSALTFANLSWTTDLADRFNRNRWQPGNPGWWMHPFATARTWGQAAAGIRGYLDQTAHIRTYIQDGYLDRLAARINAWQPR from the coding sequence GTGATCACTGTATTGACCGTTCGCGGCACCGGGGAACCATTGGCCGCACCAACCACCATGCTGCGCGGAGTCACCCGCCAGCTCGATCCCGCAAGATACGTCATCGGCCCCGACGTCGACTATCCGGCGTCGGTCGGGCCCGCCAACCACACCGCGGATGTCCTCGGCTGCTCGGAGGACGAATCCGTGGTAGCCGGGCTGGCTGCGCTCGCTACTGCCGTCCGAGCCACCCCCGACCTCGTCGGCCTGCTCGGATACAGCCTCGGGGCCGAGGTGGTGACCCGTTTCCTCGAGGCGAAAGCCCGCGGCGAGTATCCCGATTGCACGATCGCGTGGGCTGCCACGGTCGCCAATCCTCTACGACGGGAGGGTGATTCGATCGACTCGAACGAGTTCGGGTACGGGATCAACGGGCAGCACAGCGCATACCCGGCCGACATCCAGACGTGGGAGGCGGCCAACCCGGCCGACGCGATCACCTCCAGCCCGGCGGATTCGCCGCTGCGGCAGCTGGCCGATGGTGTCTCCGCGTTGACGTTCGCGAACCTGTCGTGGACAACGGATCTCGCCGATCGGTTCAATCGAAACCGCTGGCAGCCCGGCAATCCTGGCTGGTGGATGCATCCCTTCGCGACCGCCCGTACATGGGGACAGGCCGCTGCCGGTATCCGCGGCTACCTCGACCAGACCGCGCACATCCGCACCTACATCCAGGACGGCTACCTCGACCGGCTCGCCGCCCGAATCAACGCCTGGCAACCCCGATGA